In Leptospira congkakensis, the DNA window GCGTAAGAACCACCGACTTCTGTATAAAAAACCCAAGGCCATGGCATCCGAGCATAAAAACCCCCACCGAGGGTTGTGTCCAAAATACGAACAGTAGGAGTTCCTGGCATGGGATTGGCCGCTCCTACCCAACCACCAATTTCATACCTTCGTTTGTTGTATTCTTCTAAGGTTTGAGCGGAAAGAAGACCGGAAAACAGAGTGAGTGCTAAAAAAATGCTAAGGAAGAGTGATTTTATACAATTCATGAATTTCCGGATAATCTTCGTAATATGCGCGGACAAAATAGAGTCCGTCCGGCGGGAGGGTGATCCCTGCAATCGTACGGTTCTTCTCTTCCAAAATGGAGCCGATGGATCTAGAATTCCAACGTCCCTTTCCGATGTCCAGTAAAGTTCCGACAGTAATACGAACCATATTGTGCATAAATCCGTTGGCGCGGATTCGGATTTGGATCCAATCTGGTGTCAATCGTTCCAAACGAATGTCAAAGATCTCACGTACCGCCCGTTTGCCGGCCATCGATTTTGCTTTTGTGAAAGATCGAAAGTCTTTTTCTCCCACAAGTGTCTTTAGTTGGTTTTCCACAAAATCCCAATCGACATGGTGTTTGACCCAAAAGGCTCTACCTTCGACAAAACTACTTTGGTATTTACTATAATATATTTTGTAGATATACTCTCTGCCTGTACAACTAAATCTTGAGTGAAACTCTGCTGGAACTTCCACTACGTTTTTAATAGATACACCTTTTGGTGTGAGTGCATTGATGGAGACAAGTAGTTTATGGAAATTGGGAATAGGCAAAAGTGTTTTAAAATTGCACACCATTCCTAATCCGTGAACACCGGTATCTGTTCTTCCAGCAACTGACAAACGTGATGCGGGGTTTTTGTTTAGAATGATTTTTAGAGCAGATTCAATGGCAGACTGGACAGTCGGTAAATTTTTTTGTTTTTGCCATCCGTAAAAATGTGTGCCGTCGAATTCGACGAGAAGAGCGTAGTTGGGCAAACCCTTACTTCTCGCCTCCCATCGCTTCTAGAATGGCATTGTATTCATCGTACAATTCACGTGTCATTTCTACAATCGGTCCTGGTTTTCCTTTGGATGCTTTTCCTGAACCATAAAGTCTTGCTAACGTTCGTTTGGCGCGAGATAGAAGGAGAACTTGGTCTTCCGGTTTGGGAGCCATTTGGTCTTTGAATTTTTTTGTTAAAAATGCATTCAAATAAATAACACCATCGAATCCCCAGTTGTTGTCTGTATCGGGTCCGAGCATCCCTGCAGCTTGGTCCACAGGTTCGTTTCCATTTTGCATGAGTTCTAATGTATAACCGTAAATGACTGCTGCTTTTTGATAGAGTAAGTCTCTGATTTTGTCATAACCGATATGAGGAAACTCATCATGAAGGTCGGAAAAATACCAAGCAGCACGGATGGCACAAACTGCTTTTTTGGGAGTAGGGGCCACACTGGCACCACGGAGTTGGTAACAGTCCATTCCGAGTAAGTAAGAGGCTGCACCTAACGCAATTTGGCGATCTGCCGTAAAATCAAGTGGTCCAAGAATTTTTTCAATATAACTTCTACGACTGTCAGTGGCCATTCGAATGGCTTCGTTGTCTGCCGGATTGAGTGAATTCCAATCTTTCGGAAAAGAGGAATAAAGGCAACGGGGACAAACAGACATGACATAATCCAGGGGGCTGACACGACCGAATTTTCTGTTTTTTTCATACAGACGTCGTAAATCTTGAGCCAACTTCCCGGCGATGAGTCGGCCACCACCTTGGAACATTTGTTCTTTTTGGTGATTTTCATCACAAATTGGGCAGGCTGTGGACTCTTTGGCGCGAAAAGATACTTTTTTGGACTGGGCAGCGGCTAGGGACATAGGAAAAATCTAGGAAAAGGCTCAATTTTAAAATACAATCTGTCAATCCAATATCAGAAATCTCCGATAATACTCACAGGGGCCACCCCGAAATTACTTGTAAGATTCTTCGAAGGAAGGAAAGTACGGAAACGGAATGAACGGCAGAGCAATGAAACAATCCCTTCTTATTCTCATGATGAGTCTCATGATGCAGGCACCTATGTTTGCAGAATCAGTCTCTAGCAAATCCTACCACAAACGAATTGAGCTTCTGACATACTTACGTGAGTTAGAACCTATCGTTAAAAATTTCCGTGGTGAAGATCCGGAAGGAAAACCTACGGAAATAAATGCACCGGAAGGGAAAGAAGGCTTTCGTATGAAGAAATACAACGAAGCCAAACGAATTTACCAAGAAGGTTTACAATACCACTTCGAAGGTAATTATTCTTCCGCATACCAACGTTTTCTCGAATGCCAATTGGGAATTGAAAAAATGACAGAAGAACTTTCTCAACTCTACATTTTGCGTGCAGAAGAGATGATGAAAACGGCTATGGAAAGAAAAAATCCAAACAATCCTATGGATAAAGCCCTTCTGGATATTTCCATTGAATATGGAAAAGGCTCTTATTTTCGCCAAGACGTGATGGACATTCCAAGAGAAGCTCCCTATTCACGTCGTATGTATGATCCAAAAGAAGCTCATTATAGTTATAACAAATATGCTATTGAGAAAAACTTAGAGTTAGGATACAAACATCTTGGTCTTGCAAAAGAAGCAAGAGCTACCGCTTTGAAAGTGGAAAAGAATTTGGAAAAACACCAAAAACTCCAACCATCTCATAGAAAGTATCGTATCGATTTGTATTTTGGCGCTATCAACTTAGGTCGTGATTCAAAAGCAAACGCGATTAACATCTATAAGTTGAAATATCCTTACGACAACTATTACCTGAACAATTCACAAGCAAAATCAGAAACATTAAAAGATGAAAATGGTGCTGCTGTGGAAGGACAACCAGTGAAGGTAGACGGAGTGACTTACGATTTTACAAAAAACCCTTATATCAAATATGACAATAGATTACAAGCTATGTTTGATGTTCGTGTACCTGAAGATTATCGCGTGGATCATGCCGACGTAAGAGGTCGAGTGTATGATTTGGACTCCAACAATATGGTGTTCATGAAATACGACCAAGAACGTAAAAAAGCTTTAAATATCCCAGTAAAACCTGCCGCCGGAGCGACATCCAATCCGCAACAATAAGAAACGTTAACTAACACCGTTTCCAAATGAGTGAGCCCAAGATTTTTCTTGGGCTTTTTTATTTCCACAGAATGACCTCTTTTGTCTAATTGTTGCTATGGCGAAAATTCCGGTCGTTGACGATCTCATTAAGAAAAATTTACACGGACTCAGCGTCCACTACGGGCGTTTGGTGATGAAAGTTTACTTAAGAATCACCCTTCTTGTTTTTGGAAAAGCAAGTCCATATTTAATCAGAGGATTATATCGTTCACTCACTGGTAACAAAGAAGCTCGAATCAAAGAGTTTTTAGAAGGAACCAAAATTTGGGCGGAAGATGTTCTAGGTATTACGAAAACCAAACTCATCGTATTTAATGAAATTAATGTTCCAGTAAAAGGACATATGATATTTTTAAACCATGTCAACGAAATGGATTTTCCTTATGATTGTTATGTGATCCGAAAACCATTTTTAGCAAATCAGGTGATTAAAAAAGCATGGTTTGCGTATTGGTGGATGGTGGCCATGGGCTCACAAGTATTTGATAATTCAAAAGCCATGTCTGTTGCCGTTTCTGTTAAAAACTTAATCGAAGGTTTAAAAACCACATCGTACATTGTGTATCCAGAAGGAAAAAACACTTATTCAGAAGAAATCCTTCCTCTAAAAAAAGGTATGGTGAAAATTGCTTTTGATCAAAAAATTCCGGTATTTGTGGCTCTAAAATCGGGAATTACCACTTACCAAAACTACCAAAAAGGAAATGTAGTAGGTTATTTGGGTTTGGGTTCTCACGATCCTACAGATTTTTCTTCTTGGGAAGAATTTCAAACGTATCTTCAAAACTTAATGCAATCCAAAAAACAAGAGTTAGATGCACTAACAGAAGCAGAAAGGATCAAAGTTTCTACTGTTTAGATTTTTTGTTTGATTTCTTTTTCCCAAAGTTCTAAGAATCGAATTTGTTCGAGAGACTCAACGGCTCGTTCACTTCTCGATTCTCTCACTTTTTGGATGGCAGACTCCGAATCCAATCCATGTTTCCAAATCAAATAGGCTGCGGCAACGGTTCCAGACCTGCCGAGTCCTCCTACACAATGAATCAGAACCCGATGTTGGTTCACTAGAGCTTTGTCCATCCATTCTAAAGTTTCTTTCATTTGGGTGAGGCTTGGAACTCGTTGGTCCAAAATGGGAACTTGTTTTTGTTCGATTCCATTTCGTTTCAATTCTGGTTTTAGATCGGTGACACCATAGTCGACATACTCTTGTTCCGTGATGAGACTGAGGACATGGGTGATCCCTTCCCTTTGTATGGTGTTTAAATCGTCATCTAACACACGGGCTCTATCTTTTCTACCAGGAAGGATGGTGAGTCCAATCCGAGACAAATCGTTATGATCCGAATCTGCCAATGGTTTTAAATAATCAATTCGTAAGACTTTAGACCTTTGGATGAAGTCCTTGATTTTTGTAATGAGTTTGGATCCTGCATACAAAGCCCATTTCCTTTGCCATTCATTACTTTCGTCAAAGGATAAAGTATGCATCGCATACCGCAAAGCACCCACATGCATCTGGTAAGGATCTCTGTCTAACTTCACCAAACGAGGGTAGTAGGATCGAAGTTTTGCTATTACGCGATAGGCTTTTTTTAGTTTTTCATTACTGATAAATGTTGGTGGATCTAGTTTTAGTTCGATTCCTAAATCTTCTTGATTGTGTAAAAAATCGGTGAGTTTCACTGCTTCTTTCCACTCCGCCTCCGATTCAATTTTACAAAAAATAAAAAGTACATCATTTTCCAATTTCAACAAATCACGAATGATATGACCTCTATGGGTGTGAAAAAAATCAATCATCCAAACATTTTCTTGTCCATCAATGATGATATTGGCCCCATTCAAATCACCGTGCACATAAGAAGTATTGTGTGTGATGGCATTGTATTCTTTTAACTTCAGTAGATCTTGTTCGTAAAAGATACAAGGATTGGGCACGGAATATCCAGAAACGATTTCAATTTCTGGATTGTTTTGCGGCCCTCCAAGTAATGATTCTACTCGGGAACGAACCGATTTAGAGTATTTCGATTGGAAGTCGTAGTATTCTAAAAGGTTTAGTTTTTCCGTGGCAGCCGCTTCAAACAAACGACCCAGTTGTTCACCAAACACAGTATCGATGATCCGATCAAGTCCCGTACCGTCTGGCATAGAACCATATACCTTTTGAAAGGTTTTGACATTCCCATCTAACATCGCCGCATATCGGTATTTAATGGCTCCTCGATTCTCTAATTCACAAAAATCTACTATGGACGGGGCATTGTTTCCAAGGACTTCTTGGATTCGTTCAAAGGCAGTTCTTTCTTTGGCAATGAGATCTCTTTCTCCAATTTTTACAACACAAGGAACTTGTAAATGACCCAAGTGGTCCGTAGACTTTGATTTTAAAACTACGTTTCCTGAAAATCCACCATCTAAAGTTTTGAATTCTACCTCTTTACAATCTCGAAAGAGATAAAGTAAAATTTGATTGTCCGTTTTTGAGATGGGATACTTTGGATCTAACTTTAATTTGTCGCTTGAGATACGTGCATTTGTAGAAATTCGTTTTTCTAGATTAGGTTGGCTTCCGGTGAGAAATTCAGTAAAGGCTCCAATAGAAGAAAAGACTTTCACTCCTAAAATCTGTTTCAATTGGTCGAGGGCAATGAAATGCATGGAAAGAGAAGAACTTGCAGTGAGTGCCGAACAGACTCCAATTTCAAATTCGGGGTATCTCGTTTTTAAATCATAAGCAAGAAAAGTTACTTTTGCTTCTGTCCAAACTCCGGTAATTCCTACCTTTACGGATTTTCCTTTGTATGGTACTAGAATGGATTCTAAATTTGTATCTACAAAATCATTCAACCCCGAAGCATTCACAACATCCGCTCGGTTTGGATATTCTTCGATCCATTTCTGGAATACAAATTCAGCTCCTTTTGTATTTTTTAAACAATGATCGCCAAATTGCGTTAGGTGATCTTCTTGTGATTTTGAATTAGGGTCGTGCCAATCTCGAATGTGAATTAGTTTTAAGTGATTGGGGTCTGTTTCATAAGCCCAGTCTAAAAGTGAAAATACTGGAC includes these proteins:
- the truA gene encoding tRNA pseudouridine(38-40) synthase TruA, whose translation is MPNYALLVEFDGTHFYGWQKQKNLPTVQSAIESALKIILNKNPASRLSVAGRTDTGVHGLGMVCNFKTLLPIPNFHKLLVSINALTPKGVSIKNVVEVPAEFHSRFSCTGREYIYKIYYSKYQSSFVEGRAFWVKHHVDWDFVENQLKTLVGEKDFRSFTKAKSMAGKRAVREIFDIRLERLTPDWIQIRIRANGFMHNMVRITVGTLLDIGKGRWNSRSIGSILEEKNRTIAGITLPPDGLYFVRAYYEDYPEIHELYKITLP
- a CDS encoding DUF2225 domain-containing protein, which gives rise to MSLAAAQSKKVSFRAKESTACPICDENHQKEQMFQGGGRLIAGKLAQDLRRLYEKNRKFGRVSPLDYVMSVCPRCLYSSFPKDWNSLNPADNEAIRMATDSRRSYIEKILGPLDFTADRQIALGAASYLLGMDCYQLRGASVAPTPKKAVCAIRAAWYFSDLHDEFPHIGYDKIRDLLYQKAAVIYGYTLELMQNGNEPVDQAAGMLGPDTDNNWGFDGVIYLNAFLTKKFKDQMAPKPEDQVLLLSRAKRTLARLYGSGKASKGKPGPIVEMTRELYDEYNAILEAMGGEK
- a CDS encoding LIC11274 family protein — its product is MNGRAMKQSLLILMMSLMMQAPMFAESVSSKSYHKRIELLTYLRELEPIVKNFRGEDPEGKPTEINAPEGKEGFRMKKYNEAKRIYQEGLQYHFEGNYSSAYQRFLECQLGIEKMTEELSQLYILRAEEMMKTAMERKNPNNPMDKALLDISIEYGKGSYFRQDVMDIPREAPYSRRMYDPKEAHYSYNKYAIEKNLELGYKHLGLAKEARATALKVEKNLEKHQKLQPSHRKYRIDLYFGAINLGRDSKANAINIYKLKYPYDNYYLNNSQAKSETLKDENGAAVEGQPVKVDGVTYDFTKNPYIKYDNRLQAMFDVRVPEDYRVDHADVRGRVYDLDSNNMVFMKYDQERKKALNIPVKPAAGATSNPQQ
- a CDS encoding lysophospholipid acyltransferase family protein yields the protein MKVYLRITLLVFGKASPYLIRGLYRSLTGNKEARIKEFLEGTKIWAEDVLGITKTKLIVFNEINVPVKGHMIFLNHVNEMDFPYDCYVIRKPFLANQVIKKAWFAYWWMVAMGSQVFDNSKAMSVAVSVKNLIEGLKTTSYIVYPEGKNTYSEEILPLKKGMVKIAFDQKIPVFVALKSGITTYQNYQKGNVVGYLGLGSHDPTDFSSWEEFQTYLQNLMQSKKQELDALTEAERIKVSTV
- a CDS encoding dual specificity protein phosphatase family protein, producing MNSESSILFTQCLQNDFAALLDKYDPLPNSLHIGYQEANRLLGEMMEEGPVFSLLDWAYETDPNHLKLIHIRDWHDPNSKSQEDHLTQFGDHCLKNTKGAEFVFQKWIEEYPNRADVVNASGLNDFVDTNLESILVPYKGKSVKVGITGVWTEAKVTFLAYDLKTRYPEFEIGVCSALTASSSLSMHFIALDQLKQILGVKVFSSIGAFTEFLTGSQPNLEKRISTNARISSDKLKLDPKYPISKTDNQILLYLFRDCKEVEFKTLDGGFSGNVVLKSKSTDHLGHLQVPCVVKIGERDLIAKERTAFERIQEVLGNNAPSIVDFCELENRGAIKYRYAAMLDGNVKTFQKVYGSMPDGTGLDRIIDTVFGEQLGRLFEAAATEKLNLLEYYDFQSKYSKSVRSRVESLLGGPQNNPEIEIVSGYSVPNPCIFYEQDLLKLKEYNAITHNTSYVHGDLNGANIIIDGQENVWMIDFFHTHRGHIIRDLLKLENDVLFIFCKIESEAEWKEAVKLTDFLHNQEDLGIELKLDPPTFISNEKLKKAYRVIAKLRSYYPRLVKLDRDPYQMHVGALRYAMHTLSFDESNEWQRKWALYAGSKLITKIKDFIQRSKVLRIDYLKPLADSDHNDLSRIGLTILPGRKDRARVLDDDLNTIQREGITHVLSLITEQEYVDYGVTDLKPELKRNGIEQKQVPILDQRVPSLTQMKETLEWMDKALVNQHRVLIHCVGGLGRSGTVAAAYLIWKHGLDSESAIQKVRESRSERAVESLEQIRFLELWEKEIKQKI